In Jaculus jaculus isolate mJacJac1 chromosome 11, mJacJac1.mat.Y.cur, whole genome shotgun sequence, the following proteins share a genomic window:
- the LOC101600236 gene encoding cytochrome c oxidase subunit 7B, mitochondrial — MISLARSALSSLQTRSVQQMMVRWSHTKQNQDFHDKYGNAVLTSGFFFCVVTFGFYITQMGVKWNLSPVGRVTPKRWNYD; from the coding sequence ATGATTTCTTTGGCCAGATCCGCCCTCAGCAGCCTCCAGACTCGAAGTGTTCAGCAGATGATGGTGAGATGGAGCCACACAAAGCAGAACCAGGATTTTCATGACAAATATGGCAATGCTGTGCTCACTAGTGGCTTCTTTTTCTGTGTGGTCACCTTCGGGTTTTACATAACACAGATGGGAGTGAAATGGAACCTGTCTCCTGTTGGCAGAGTTACCCCCAAAAGGTGGAATTATGACTAA